One genomic window of Polyangium aurulentum includes the following:
- a CDS encoding ATP-binding protein yields the protein MELTFQVLPRESFFVILDVLSQYYRYFPDLRRSFLGCAIVADLHSPVDRKYAERRKPGEGPDLPPPMRITFRFDPKGSGVVTFEKEALLQQEEINCVLDVFRRYALRTEEAARSVDPKTKLGELGAVVFESSPDFTESRIAGYAMTKQDVRETIVLPLLHPEVFMAVGEMARTRPGTSVPRAVLFEGPPGTGKTTMARVIASESGIPLVYVPVESIMSKWFGESERRLDAIFDGAGRFSRSIVFLDEIDAFAGSRERPMHEGTRRILSVLLRQMQGLVDTSNVLVIGATNRKDDLDAALLSRFNLLVHFPLPDADERAAILAYYAKHLYPDELAELAASSEGRSGRELEDACGVAERMWAAEIIATRSYVTPPPLGTYQSAFRLKFGEGARARAGRG from the coding sequence AGCTCACTTTCCAGGTCCTTCCGCGGGAGTCGTTTTTCGTCATCCTGGACGTCTTGAGCCAGTATTACCGATACTTCCCGGACCTCCGGCGCAGCTTCCTGGGATGCGCGATCGTCGCGGATCTGCACAGCCCGGTCGATCGCAAGTACGCCGAGCGGCGCAAGCCCGGCGAGGGCCCGGATCTGCCCCCGCCGATGCGGATCACGTTCCGCTTCGACCCGAAAGGCAGCGGCGTCGTCACCTTCGAGAAAGAAGCCCTCCTCCAGCAGGAAGAGATCAATTGCGTCCTCGATGTATTCCGCAGATACGCGCTGCGGACCGAGGAGGCGGCGCGCTCGGTGGATCCGAAGACGAAGCTCGGGGAGCTGGGTGCGGTGGTCTTCGAGTCGAGCCCCGATTTCACGGAGAGCCGGATCGCGGGGTATGCGATGACGAAGCAGGACGTGCGCGAGACGATCGTGCTGCCGCTGCTTCACCCCGAGGTCTTCATGGCCGTCGGTGAAATGGCGCGGACGCGGCCGGGCACGAGCGTGCCGCGCGCGGTGCTCTTCGAGGGGCCGCCGGGGACGGGGAAGACGACGATGGCGCGGGTCATCGCGAGCGAGAGCGGCATCCCGCTCGTGTACGTGCCCGTCGAGTCGATCATGAGCAAATGGTTCGGCGAGTCCGAGCGGCGGCTCGACGCGATCTTCGACGGCGCAGGCAGGTTCTCGCGAAGCATCGTCTTCCTCGATGAGATCGACGCCTTCGCCGGATCGCGCGAGCGGCCGATGCACGAGGGGACGCGGCGCATCCTGTCGGTCTTGCTCAGGCAGATGCAGGGGCTCGTCGACACGAGCAACGTGCTCGTGATTGGCGCGACGAACCGAAAGGACGACCTCGACGCGGCGCTGCTCAGCCGCTTCAACCTGCTCGTGCACTTCCCGCTGCCCGACGCGGACGAGCGGGCGGCCATCCTCGCGTATTACGCGAAGCACCTCTATCCGGACGAGCTGGCCGAGCTTGCGGCCTCGTCGGAGGGTCGCTCGGGGCGCGAGCTGGAGGACGCGTGCGGGGTGGCCGAGAGGATGTGGGCGGCGGAGATCATCGCGACGCGGTCGTACGTGACCCCGCCGCCGCTCGGCACGTACCAGTCGGCGTTTCGATTGAAATTCGGGGAGGGGGCGCGAGCGCGCGCGGGGCGTGGCTAG